The following coding sequences lie in one Megalodesulfovibrio gigas DSM 1382 = ATCC 19364 genomic window:
- the glgB gene encoding 1,4-alpha-glucan branching protein GlgB, with translation MELITHPTPIEPFDLYLFGRGEHWDIYRILGAHPHEQEGLAGYRFAVWAPSAKEVHLVCESNDWRWGELPLFPVGVSGIWAAFVPGMPKGVLYKYGILQTSDRIIYKTDPYGQCTELRPGVACKTWTLEGYAWQDDAWMQRRQEAGLLLDKPMSVYEVHAGSWRKHENAPGRGFYSYRELADTLVPYVKEMGFTHIQFMPLAEHPLDESWGYQTSHHYAPTSRFGEPDDLRHLIDRCHQEGIGVLLDWVPGHFPKDEWCLGRFDGEACYEHADPRQGEHPDWGTYIFNYGRHEVRNFLLANALYWLKEFHIDGIRIDAVASMLYLDYSRKDGEWIPNIYGGNENLEAIDFLKELNRVVHEQFPGVITVAEESTAWPGVSRPLYTGGLGFTFKWNMGWMHDTLLYFSKESVHRQFHHNNLTFSMLYAFSENFVLPLSHDEVVHGKKALLAKMPGDMWQQFANARAMLSYVYAHPGKKLLFMGSEIGQWNEWDAGKELDWMLLEYPTHQGLQRTVKELNRMHCEEPAMHRHDHDWGGFEWVDLSDYTSSVLSFLRKAPCTWQNEKQCAAGRPLLWVFNFTPVVRTNYAIGCPYPGVWKELFNSDSHYYGGSNVGNDGGVMAHKADLGTWPYYLELTLPPLAAMAFAPERWQPQE, from the coding sequence ATGGAATTGATTACGCATCCCACCCCCATTGAGCCGTTCGACCTGTATCTCTTTGGTCGCGGGGAGCACTGGGATATTTATCGCATCCTGGGAGCACATCCGCACGAGCAGGAAGGGCTGGCAGGCTACCGCTTTGCCGTCTGGGCGCCCAGCGCCAAGGAAGTGCATCTGGTGTGCGAATCCAACGACTGGCGCTGGGGCGAATTGCCGCTGTTCCCCGTGGGCGTGTCCGGCATCTGGGCCGCCTTTGTACCGGGCATGCCAAAAGGCGTGCTGTATAAATATGGCATTCTCCAGACCAGCGACCGCATCATCTACAAAACGGACCCGTACGGCCAGTGCACCGAGCTCCGGCCCGGTGTGGCCTGCAAAACCTGGACGCTGGAAGGCTACGCCTGGCAGGACGATGCCTGGATGCAGCGCCGTCAGGAGGCCGGGCTGCTCCTGGACAAGCCCATGAGCGTGTACGAGGTGCATGCCGGTTCCTGGCGCAAGCACGAAAACGCCCCGGGCCGCGGCTTTTATTCCTACCGGGAACTGGCGGACACGCTGGTGCCCTATGTCAAGGAAATGGGCTTCACCCACATCCAGTTCATGCCCCTGGCCGAACATCCCCTGGATGAAAGCTGGGGCTACCAGACCTCCCACCACTACGCCCCCACTTCCCGCTTCGGCGAGCCGGACGACCTGCGTCATCTCATCGATCGCTGCCATCAGGAGGGCATCGGGGTGCTGCTGGACTGGGTGCCCGGCCATTTTCCCAAGGATGAATGGTGCCTGGGGCGTTTTGACGGCGAGGCCTGCTACGAGCACGCCGACCCCCGCCAGGGCGAACACCCGGACTGGGGCACGTACATCTTCAATTACGGCCGGCATGAGGTCCGCAACTTCCTCCTGGCCAACGCCTTGTACTGGCTCAAGGAATTCCACATCGACGGCATCCGCATCGATGCCGTGGCCAGCATGCTGTACCTGGACTACTCCCGCAAGGACGGTGAGTGGATTCCCAACATCTACGGCGGCAACGAAAACCTGGAAGCCATCGACTTCCTGAAAGAACTCAACCGGGTGGTGCACGAGCAGTTCCCCGGCGTCATCACCGTGGCCGAGGAAAGCACGGCCTGGCCGGGGGTGTCGCGCCCGCTGTACACCGGCGGCCTGGGGTTCACCTTCAAGTGGAACATGGGCTGGATGCACGATACCTTGCTGTATTTCTCCAAGGAGTCCGTGCATCGGCAGTTCCATCACAACAATCTCACCTTCTCCATGCTGTACGCCTTTTCGGAAAACTTCGTGCTGCCGCTTTCTCACGATGAGGTGGTGCACGGCAAAAAGGCGCTCCTGGCCAAGATGCCCGGAGACATGTGGCAGCAGTTCGCCAATGCCCGGGCCATGCTCTCGTACGTGTACGCGCATCCGGGCAAGAAGCTGCTGTTCATGGGCTCGGAGATTGGCCAGTGGAACGAGTGGGATGCCGGCAAGGAACTTGACTGGATGCTGCTGGAGTACCCCACGCACCAGGGGCTGCAGCGCACCGTCAAGGAACTTAATCGGATGCACTGCGAAGAGCCGGCCATGCACCGCCATGACCACGACTGGGGCGGCTTCGAGTGGGTGGATCTTTCCGATTACACGTCGTCCGTGCTCAGTTTTCTGCGCAAGGCGCCCTGCACCTGGCAGAACGAGAAGCAGTGCGCCGCCGGCCGGCCGCTGTTGTGGGTCTTCAACTTCACGCCCGTGGTGCGCACCAATTACGCCATCGGCTGCCCGTATCCTGGTGTCTGGAAGGAATTGTTCAACTCCGACAGCCACTACTACGGGGGCTCCAATGTGGGCAACGACGGCGGCGTGATGGCCCACAAGGCCGACCTGGGCACCTGGCCCTATTACCTGGAACTGACCCTGCCCCCCCTGGCGGCCATGGCCTTTGCGCCGGAGCGCTGGCAGCCGCAGGAGTAG
- the glgA gene encoding glycogen synthase GlgA, which produces MRPLVLFVASEIYPFSKTGGLGDVLGALPLTLHRLGVNVAVVTPLYGRLKTADIPLHLMYSDCHVGYPWSPTTCDVYLADFHGMPVYFIHREEFFDRRFYYNTYKGDYFDNCERFIFFCRATMELACLLAHPPAVIHVHDWQSGLIPAYLHFWRQTGEWWKQTKSVTTIHNLAFQGRFSSRLFEGCGLPPESWGMNGVEFWGDLNMLKAGIAYSDMVTTVSPSYAEEILSPAFGCGLEGILSSRRDHLTGILNGADYEVWNPSQDKYLPATYSADDIAGKYACKKALIEELCLSPELMDRPILGFIGRLRGQKGIDLLINILPELMRLNVGVVVLGEGKLEYEQHILGMMEDHLGRLAARVSYTEDLAHRIQAGSDIFLMPSRYEPCGLTQMYALRYGTPPVATAVGGLRDTITPWPHPQATGFTFPIPQPASFLDAVRQAVALWEDKDQWAALRDRAMRQDFSWTRSAMQYMDVYRTLGAAL; this is translated from the coding sequence ATACGGCCTTTGGTTCTGTTCGTGGCATCCGAAATCTACCCGTTTTCCAAAACAGGTGGACTCGGTGACGTGCTGGGAGCCCTGCCGCTGACGTTGCACCGGCTGGGTGTGAATGTGGCGGTGGTGACGCCGCTGTACGGCCGTTTGAAAACAGCCGACATTCCCCTGCACCTCATGTATTCGGATTGTCACGTGGGCTACCCGTGGTCGCCCACTACCTGCGATGTCTACCTGGCGGACTTCCACGGCATGCCCGTGTATTTTATCCACCGGGAAGAATTCTTCGACCGTCGCTTCTACTACAATACGTACAAGGGCGATTATTTCGACAATTGCGAACGCTTCATCTTCTTCTGCCGCGCCACCATGGAACTGGCCTGCCTGCTGGCGCATCCGCCGGCCGTCATCCATGTGCATGACTGGCAATCCGGCCTCATTCCGGCGTACCTGCACTTCTGGCGGCAGACCGGGGAGTGGTGGAAGCAGACCAAAAGCGTGACGACCATCCATAACCTGGCCTTCCAGGGCCGCTTCTCCTCCCGCCTGTTCGAGGGCTGCGGCCTGCCCCCGGAATCCTGGGGAATGAACGGCGTGGAGTTCTGGGGCGACCTGAACATGCTCAAGGCCGGCATCGCCTACTCGGATATGGTGACCACCGTGAGTCCCAGCTATGCCGAGGAAATCCTTTCCCCGGCCTTCGGCTGCGGACTGGAGGGCATCCTGTCCAGCCGGCGGGATCATCTGACGGGCATTCTCAACGGTGCGGATTACGAGGTCTGGAATCCCAGTCAGGACAAATACCTTCCCGCCACCTACAGCGCCGACGACATCGCCGGCAAATACGCATGCAAGAAGGCCCTCATCGAGGAATTGTGTCTTTCTCCCGAGCTGATGGATCGTCCCATCCTGGGCTTTATCGGCCGGCTGCGGGGGCAGAAGGGCATTGATCTGCTCATCAACATCCTTCCCGAGCTCATGCGCCTCAATGTGGGCGTGGTGGTACTGGGCGAGGGCAAGCTGGAATACGAACAGCACATTTTGGGGATGATGGAGGATCATCTGGGAAGACTCGCCGCCCGGGTGAGCTACACCGAAGATCTGGCCCACCGCATCCAGGCCGGATCCGACATCTTCCTTATGCCCTCGCGCTACGAGCCCTGCGGCCTGACCCAGATGTACGCCCTGCGTTACGGCACCCCGCCCGTGGCCACGGCCGTGGGCGGCCTGCGAGACACCATCACCCCCTGGCCGCATCCCCAGGCCACGGGGTTCACCTTCCCCATTCCGCAACCGGCCAGCTTCCTGGACGCCGTGCGTCAGGCAGTGGCCCTATGGGAAGACAAGGACCAGTGGGCTGCCCTGCGCGACCGGGCCATGCGGCAGGATTTTTCCTGGACCCGTTCCGCCATGCAATACATGGACGTCTACCGCACGCTCGGCGCGGCACTGTAA
- a CDS encoding NUDIX domain-containing protein encodes MTQQFRNPTPTVDVVIYDPARGVLLIERKNPPPGWALPGGFVDEGETVEAAAIREAREETGLDVVLTGLLGVYSDPARDPRKHTMSTVFIGQAVDPGAFAAGDDAGAARFFPLGAWPEVVAFDHRQILEDFRALLRRYNPGI; translated from the coding sequence ATGACACAGCAATTCAGGAATCCCACCCCCACGGTGGATGTGGTGATTTACGATCCCGCCCGCGGCGTGCTGCTCATTGAGCGCAAAAATCCTCCTCCTGGCTGGGCCTTGCCCGGCGGCTTTGTGGACGAAGGCGAAACCGTGGAAGCCGCCGCCATCCGCGAAGCCAGGGAGGAAACCGGCCTGGACGTGGTGCTTACCGGGCTGCTGGGCGTATATTCGGATCCGGCCCGGGACCCGCGCAAGCACACCATGAGCACGGTGTTCATCGGTCAGGCTGTGGACCCGGGGGCCTTTGCCGCCGGGGACGATGCCGGCGCCGCCCGCTTCTTCCCCCTGGGCGCCTGGCCGGAAGTCGTGGCCTTTGACCATCGGCAGATTCTGGAAGACTTCCGGGCCCTGCTGCGCCGGTACAACCCCGGGATATAG
- a CDS encoding glycosyltransferase family 9 protein: MDGRKIILIHQGALGDFLLAWAGMLAVVRQGGSPVYWAGKPGYFPFVAPLGVKPADAPLRAAVAACYGATALPDPLAEARLVWFGLDRNPLPPALAADPRVLFVPMLDGQAPPAAVVAAALARHGLVVKEDAMAEFRRLFGPWSPSPDATVLLFPGSGHPRKCWPRDRFIALAQALQQAGEAVAFILGPNELEQGWSVPGFLAHTPDALPELASLLRGCRAVVGNDSGPMHLAGLLGVPGVAIFGPTSEHQWGPPGLMHLTADTPCRPCTRTTRDLHCPQARCMDAVTVQMVCHALMAAQGTSLSSQASCCSPGSVSNSRTT; the protein is encoded by the coding sequence ATGGACGGACGCAAGATCATTTTGATCCACCAGGGCGCGTTGGGCGATTTTCTGCTGGCCTGGGCCGGCATGCTGGCCGTGGTGCGGCAGGGAGGATCGCCGGTGTACTGGGCCGGAAAACCGGGCTACTTCCCCTTTGTGGCACCGCTGGGGGTGAAGCCGGCCGATGCCCCCCTGCGCGCGGCTGTGGCTGCCTGTTACGGCGCAACCGCCCTCCCCGATCCGCTGGCCGAAGCCCGGCTTGTCTGGTTCGGCCTGGACCGCAACCCCCTGCCCCCGGCCCTGGCTGCAGATCCGCGGGTGCTGTTCGTGCCCATGCTGGACGGGCAAGCCCCGCCAGCCGCGGTCGTGGCGGCAGCCCTGGCCCGGCATGGCCTCGTCGTCAAAGAGGATGCCATGGCCGAATTCCGCCGCCTGTTCGGCCCATGGAGCCCGAGCCCCGATGCGACGGTGCTGCTCTTCCCGGGATCCGGCCACCCCCGGAAATGCTGGCCGCGAGACCGGTTCATCGCCCTGGCCCAGGCACTGCAGCAGGCCGGCGAGGCCGTGGCGTTCATCCTCGGTCCAAACGAGCTGGAACAGGGCTGGAGCGTTCCCGGCTTTCTGGCGCACACACCGGACGCGCTGCCAGAGCTGGCGTCCCTGTTGCGCGGCTGCCGGGCCGTGGTGGGGAACGATTCCGGCCCCATGCATCTGGCGGGACTGCTGGGCGTGCCGGGCGTGGCCATCTTTGGCCCCACCAGCGAACACCAATGGGGACCGCCGGGCCTGATGCATCTGACGGCAGACACCCCCTGCCGCCCCTGCACCCGGACCACGCGGGACCTGCACTGCCCCCAGGCCCGGTGCATGGACGCCGTGACCGTGCAGATGGTCTGCCACGCCTTGATGGCAGCTCAAGGCACCTCACTCTCTTCCCAGGCCAGTTGCTGCAGCCCCGGCAGCGTGAGCAACTCCCGCACCACCTGA
- a CDS encoding MgtC/SapB family protein, which translates to MVARLVIAATLGGIIGWERESHGQAAGLRTNMIVALGGCLMMQLSLHMEEMFRPLTATGAVRLDPGRIASYAIASMGFLGAGAIIKGKGSVRGLTTAAGLWLVAGLGLAVGAGFIVPAIATTVLSMLVLFSVFFVSKRINQDIYTSLTLVLSCEHARLSRIKEKLEAIPSLKVLTVNYRQNLVEGIVTYRLRLRCRASVARGQVVRELLTLPGLQQLAWEESEVP; encoded by the coding sequence ATGGTTGCGCGGCTCGTCATTGCCGCCACCCTGGGAGGCATCATTGGCTGGGAGCGGGAATCCCATGGCCAGGCCGCCGGCCTGCGCACCAACATGATTGTGGCGCTGGGCGGTTGCCTGATGATGCAGCTTTCCTTGCACATGGAGGAGATGTTCCGCCCGCTGACCGCCACCGGGGCCGTGCGTCTGGATCCCGGCCGCATCGCCTCGTATGCCATCGCCAGCATGGGGTTTCTGGGGGCCGGGGCCATCATCAAGGGCAAGGGATCCGTTCGGGGGCTGACCACCGCCGCCGGCCTGTGGCTGGTGGCAGGCCTGGGGCTGGCTGTGGGGGCAGGATTCATCGTGCCGGCCATCGCCACCACCGTGCTGTCCATGCTGGTGCTGTTTTCGGTGTTCTTCGTCAGCAAGCGCATCAATCAAGACATCTACACCAGCCTGACCCTGGTGCTCTCGTGTGAGCATGCCCGCCTGAGCCGCATCAAGGAGAAGCTGGAGGCCATCCCGTCGTTGAAGGTGCTCACCGTCAACTACCGGCAGAATCTTGTGGAGGGCATCGTGACGTACCGACTTCGCTTGCGCTGTCGCGCCAGTGTGGCGCGGGGTCAGGTGGTGCGGGAGTTGCTCACGCTGCCGGGGCTGCAGCAACTGGCCTGGGAAGAGAGTGAGGTGCCTTGA
- a CDS encoding L-threonylcarbamoyladenylate synthase: MRMVANILMDESKSLNQTQAVAALRRGDLVIYPTETFYALGCDARNPAAVARLLAVKGREPGKPLPLVAGEAAQLVGIAADVSSHLSEIIEQCWPGPLTLCLPAAPGLPVGVVSEAGEIAVRVPGHAGARGLALALGGPLVSTSANLAGEPPASCRAKLSPAVVCRTAGVLEDETPPGGGAPSTIVRIFDDNTFECLRKGAVTCTKLEALGLSLRRVGQKF, from the coding sequence ATGCGCATGGTCGCCAACATCCTTATGGACGAGTCAAAATCCTTGAACCAGACCCAGGCCGTTGCGGCATTGCGCCGGGGAGACCTGGTGATCTATCCCACAGAGACCTTCTACGCCCTGGGCTGCGACGCCCGCAACCCCGCGGCCGTGGCCCGGCTGCTGGCGGTGAAGGGACGCGAACCGGGCAAGCCCCTGCCCCTGGTGGCCGGCGAGGCCGCACAACTGGTGGGAATTGCAGCGGATGTATCCAGTCATCTTTCTGAAATAATTGAACAATGCTGGCCAGGACCCCTGACCTTGTGCCTGCCTGCCGCCCCCGGGCTGCCGGTCGGGGTCGTCTCCGAGGCCGGAGAAATCGCCGTGCGCGTGCCCGGCCATGCCGGAGCGCGAGGGCTGGCCCTGGCCCTGGGAGGGCCGCTGGTCTCCACCAGCGCCAACCTGGCCGGGGAGCCGCCTGCCAGTTGCAGGGCCAAACTCTCGCCGGCGGTGGTGTGCCGAACCGCCGGTGTGCTGGAGGATGAGACGCCTCCCGGCGGCGGAGCGCCTTCGACCATTGTGCGAATATTTGATGACAACACCTTTGAATGCTTGAGAAAAGGGGCCGTCACCTGCACCAAGCTCGAAGCCCTGGGCTTGAGCCTGCGCCGGGTTGGTCAAAAATTTTGA
- a CDS encoding 23S rRNA (pseudouridine(1915)-N(3))-methyltransferase RlmH: protein MRMIRLLSVGRFKADWWKQAADDYGKRIARFVPFEEKFAPDGAAALPPEKRMQAEGERLLGLLEPRDWVLVLDERGRSLPSEAFARTLARLLDDPGARPCFVVGGAWGLAPAVKAVARETISLGSMTLPHELARVVLLEQIYRAMTILRGMPYHHE, encoded by the coding sequence ATGCGCATGATTCGACTGCTCAGCGTGGGCAGGTTCAAGGCCGACTGGTGGAAGCAGGCTGCGGATGACTACGGCAAACGCATTGCCCGCTTTGTTCCCTTTGAAGAAAAATTCGCCCCCGATGGCGCCGCCGCCCTGCCCCCGGAAAAACGCATGCAGGCCGAGGGTGAACGGCTGCTGGGGCTGCTGGAGCCCAGGGACTGGGTGCTGGTGCTGGACGAGCGCGGCCGCAGTCTCCCCTCCGAGGCCTTTGCCCGCACCCTGGCCCGCCTGCTGGACGATCCCGGCGCACGGCCCTGCTTTGTGGTGGGCGGCGCCTGGGGGCTGGCTCCGGCGGTGAAGGCCGTCGCCAGGGAGACGATTTCCCTGGGATCCATGACCCTGCCACACGAACTGGCCCGGGTAGTGCTGCTGGAGCAGATCTACCGGGCCATGACCATCCTCAGGGGCATGCCGTATCATCACGAATGA
- a CDS encoding STT3 domain-containing protein produces the protein MSAPWNAVAPEQPARQELKLFLFVLGFTYALALAVHMHEIYGWQNPALVVDGEFIQGTHDSYHWLAGAKGVGEAVGTPLAVMAAGFASLTGMPLGLAGFVIPPLFAGLVGLVMAVWCRVLGWKEGAAAGGLVAGLLTVLSPGFYFRSRLGYYDTDMVTLLFPLLFTLGLAMAMGRWIRPSWRHREPLQEEPPQTIARVLAWLVLLGLLARFGAVWHGHILTFVKVLCGFSVCWGLAAGRPGARGRLMLGLAVFMASALVGWPGLACSLALWALAWKKPEMVSQWARAPWPGLAALVLLAVLGGVAQTTLQSATELLGAYLKPAADVTGSVNTTGVIYPGIGQSVIEVQNIALERVLERFHTSWLVAATGLLCFLGVLVLRPVALPLAIFLVMGLASVKLGSRLTMFGGAPMAIGLGMAVGWAGVALFRSGPGAGYKRFLLSCAATVVLGWPLVSFYISLPPTPVLSRQHCMALQSLKTSPPESKVWTWWDWGYPTHYYAERISFADGGRHYGHHIFPLGLVLTTPNPRLSAQLIKYSAQWNDEPWKAWDAMPRNEMLALLQGLGNATQPLPPFAAPRYVVATFENIRLAPWITYYGTWDMTTQQGLHGRLLEIRDAFRINYEKGEVQFTQREGVLPVASIDVLDRKERRSDVFPRNQGPHLVVHMAAQKYYLLDDQIYNSMMVQLLLEDPKKPRFGDYFSLVYDDFPDVRVFEVR, from the coding sequence ATGTCCGCGCCGTGGAATGCCGTCGCCCCGGAGCAGCCTGCCCGTCAGGAGCTCAAGCTGTTCCTGTTTGTTCTCGGGTTTACCTATGCGTTGGCCCTTGCCGTCCACATGCACGAGATCTACGGCTGGCAGAACCCCGCCCTGGTGGTGGACGGCGAGTTTATCCAGGGCACACACGACTCCTACCACTGGCTGGCCGGAGCCAAGGGCGTGGGCGAGGCTGTCGGCACCCCCCTGGCCGTGATGGCGGCCGGTTTTGCCAGCCTCACGGGCATGCCGCTGGGTCTGGCCGGGTTCGTCATCCCGCCCTTGTTCGCAGGACTGGTGGGGCTGGTCATGGCGGTGTGGTGCCGGGTGCTGGGCTGGAAGGAAGGCGCGGCCGCGGGCGGGCTGGTGGCCGGCCTGCTGACCGTGCTGTCGCCGGGATTCTATTTCCGGTCCCGGTTGGGATATTATGATACGGACATGGTCACCCTGCTGTTCCCGTTGCTGTTCACCCTGGGGTTGGCCATGGCCATGGGGCGATGGATCCGCCCCTCCTGGCGACACCGCGAGCCGCTGCAGGAAGAGCCGCCCCAGACCATTGCCCGCGTTCTGGCGTGGCTGGTTCTCCTGGGATTGCTGGCGCGGTTCGGCGCGGTGTGGCACGGGCACATTCTTACGTTTGTGAAGGTGTTGTGCGGATTTTCCGTGTGCTGGGGGCTGGCGGCGGGCCGCCCGGGTGCGCGGGGCCGGCTGATGCTGGGGTTGGCCGTGTTCATGGCCAGCGCCCTGGTGGGCTGGCCGGGGTTGGCCTGTTCCTTGGCGCTGTGGGCGCTGGCCTGGAAAAAGCCGGAGATGGTCTCGCAATGGGCGCGCGCGCCCTGGCCGGGGCTCGCGGCGCTGGTGCTGCTGGCCGTGCTGGGCGGCGTGGCGCAGACGACGCTGCAGTCCGCTACCGAGCTGCTGGGCGCCTATCTCAAACCCGCGGCGGATGTGACCGGTTCCGTCAACACCACCGGCGTGATCTATCCCGGCATCGGGCAGAGCGTCATCGAGGTGCAAAACATTGCCCTGGAGCGGGTCCTGGAGCGGTTCCACACCTCCTGGCTGGTGGCAGCGACGGGGCTGCTGTGTTTTCTCGGGGTGTTGGTGCTGCGTCCCGTGGCCTTGCCCTTGGCAATTTTTCTGGTCATGGGGCTGGCCTCGGTCAAGCTGGGCTCCCGACTCACCATGTTCGGCGGCGCGCCCATGGCCATTGGGCTGGGGATGGCCGTGGGCTGGGCCGGAGTGGCCCTGTTCCGCAGCGGTCCCGGTGCCGGCTACAAGCGGTTTCTGCTGAGCTGTGCGGCCACGGTGGTGCTCGGCTGGCCGCTGGTGTCCTTCTATATCAGCCTTCCCCCCACGCCGGTGCTCTCACGGCAGCACTGCATGGCGCTGCAGTCGCTCAAGACCTCGCCACCGGAAAGCAAGGTGTGGACCTGGTGGGACTGGGGCTACCCCACGCATTATTACGCCGAACGCATTTCCTTTGCGGATGGCGGCCGCCACTACGGGCACCATATCTTTCCCCTGGGGCTAGTGCTGACCACGCCCAACCCCCGGCTTTCGGCGCAGCTCATCAAGTACAGCGCCCAGTGGAACGACGAGCCCTGGAAGGCCTGGGACGCCATGCCCCGCAACGAGATGCTGGCCCTGCTGCAAGGCCTGGGCAACGCCACGCAGCCGCTGCCGCCGTTTGCCGCGCCGCGCTATGTGGTGGCCACCTTCGAGAATATCCGCCTGGCGCCGTGGATCACCTATTATGGCACCTGGGACATGACGACCCAGCAGGGCCTCCATGGCCGGCTGCTGGAGATCCGGGACGCCTTCCGCATCAATTATGAAAAGGGCGAAGTGCAGTTCACCCAGCGCGAGGGCGTCTTGCCCGTGGCGTCCATCGATGTGCTGGACCGCAAGGAACGGCGTTCCGACGTGTTCCCCCGCAATCAAGGCCCGCATCTGGTGGTCCACATGGCCGCGCAGAAGTACTATCTGCTGGATGACCAGATCTATAACAGCATGATGGTGCAGCTGCTGCTGGAAGATCCGAAAAAGCCCCGCTTCGGCGACTACTTTTCCCTGGTGTACGACGATTTTCCCGACGTGCGCGTGTTCGAGGTGCGCTGA
- a CDS encoding ferredoxin reductase family protein, which translates to MREFTLRQRMLPAFERGALLGLFWLATAGLAGMAAARPFWIRWEALNAYGEALDWTTAIGKGCGGAALVLLLVQALLGARSRWMDALFGLDLVYRVHRLLAVGILVLITLHPMFLHFYRPFAQELAWSAWPLVLGSLVLAGLWISAVLARFRRFVELPYHWWQLGHRLAAWPLLFGAFVHVLSVSEDYRRFPGIVMALLGLAFLVVLALRTRLLKRFGFARTPHVVQAVRPPSPEFPDAVELILAPQPGARGLQFTPGQFVFLLPESKAVPAEEHPFTIASAPDSLPRLSFTIRCCGDFTSRLGQLAPGDTVLVDGPYGRFSYAGLAPMNSPLLLVAGGVGITPMLSMLRTLAHEQDPRALCLVWSTRTREDVLHAQELRELEVALENLRVIHVFSRQRMSANLAERSGRLRPSILKDALAILPHTPQDPPPHAFICGPASMMLVARQSLLGLGMPARRIHVERFSL; encoded by the coding sequence ATGCGCGAATTCACCCTGCGTCAGCGCATGCTGCCCGCCTTTGAGCGCGGGGCCCTGCTGGGCCTGTTCTGGCTGGCCACGGCGGGCTTGGCAGGGATGGCCGCTGCGCGGCCGTTCTGGATCCGCTGGGAAGCACTCAACGCCTACGGGGAAGCCCTGGATTGGACCACCGCCATCGGCAAGGGCTGCGGCGGCGCGGCCCTGGTGCTGCTGCTGGTGCAGGCCCTGCTGGGGGCGCGCAGCCGGTGGATGGACGCGCTTTTCGGCCTGGATCTGGTCTATCGCGTGCATCGGCTGCTGGCCGTGGGCATCCTTGTCCTGATCACCCTGCACCCCATGTTTCTGCATTTTTACCGGCCGTTTGCCCAGGAACTGGCCTGGAGCGCCTGGCCCCTGGTGCTGGGCTCCCTGGTGCTGGCCGGGCTGTGGATCTCTGCCGTCCTGGCCCGGTTCCGCCGTTTTGTGGAACTGCCGTACCACTGGTGGCAACTGGGGCACCGTCTGGCGGCCTGGCCTCTGCTCTTTGGCGCCTTCGTGCACGTGCTGAGCGTCTCCGAGGACTACCGCCGCTTCCCCGGCATCGTCATGGCGCTGCTGGGCCTGGCGTTCCTGGTGGTGCTGGCCCTGCGCACGCGGCTGCTCAAGCGGTTCGGCTTTGCGCGGACGCCGCATGTGGTGCAGGCAGTGCGGCCGCCCAGCCCCGAATTCCCGGACGCCGTGGAGCTGATCTTGGCACCGCAGCCCGGCGCGCGGGGACTGCAATTCACACCCGGGCAGTTCGTGTTTCTGCTGCCGGAATCCAAGGCGGTCCCGGCGGAGGAGCACCCCTTCACCATCGCCTCTGCGCCGGACTCCCTGCCCCGGCTGTCCTTCACCATCCGCTGCTGCGGGGATTTCACGTCCAGACTCGGCCAGCTTGCTCCCGGCGACACCGTGCTGGTGGATGGCCCGTACGGCCGCTTCAGCTATGCCGGCCTTGCCCCCATGAACTCGCCGCTGCTGCTGGTGGCCGGCGGGGTGGGCATCACCCCCATGCTGTCCATGCTGCGCACCCTGGCTCACGAGCAGGATCCGCGAGCGCTGTGTCTGGTGTGGTCCACCCGCACCAGGGAAGACGTGCTCCACGCCCAGGAACTCAGGGAACTTGAAGTGGCGCTTGAAAATCTGCGGGTCATCCATGTGTTTTCCCGCCAGCGCATGAGTGCCAATCTGGCAGAACGCAGCGGCCGGCTGCGGCCGAGCATCCTCAAGGATGCCCTGGCCATCCTGCCGC